Proteins from a genomic interval of Geitlerinema sp. PCC 9228:
- a CDS encoding NADH-quinone oxidoreductase subunit M has translation MLSALIWVPLAGIALIWLLPVSGDRIRSLALTVALGVLAWTVYLGSQFSLTQEGMQFSELLQWVEWIGLNYHLGLDGLSLPLVFLNALLTAIAIYSSDVPKSSKESIPTIETDNGSGNSSSTVAESTVNRPRFYYTLILLLMGGVMGAFLAQDLLLFFLFYELELIPLYFLIAIWGGNRRGYAAMKFLIYTAVSGIVILAAFLGSVWLTHRTSFDYALLREQMTALDADGSLLVPLGAQVALLLGILVGFGIKIPIVPFHTWLPDAHVEASTPISVLLAGVLLKLGTYGLLRFGVGLFPAAWDFLAPALATWAAVSVLYGALTAISQADMKKMVAFSSIAHMGYVLLAAAAATPLSLVAAVAQMVSHGLISALLFLLVGVVGKKTGTRDINVLRGLLNPERGLPVVGTLTILAVMASAGIPGLVGFIAEFLVFRSSFLAFPGQTLLCMVGTGLTAVYFLLMVNRVFFGRLSVEQMPQVKWRDRAPAVVLTLFIFLLGLQPNFMVRWSVTQATDLVPQQSVVRETETAVNFLSFSVGTLNSAQ, from the coding sequence ATGCTTAGCGCTCTGATTTGGGTTCCTTTAGCGGGGATTGCTCTGATTTGGTTGTTGCCTGTATCTGGCGATCGCATTCGCAGTTTGGCTTTAACGGTTGCTTTGGGGGTGCTGGCTTGGACGGTTTATCTAGGCAGCCAGTTTTCCCTGACCCAGGAGGGAATGCAATTTTCTGAGTTGCTGCAGTGGGTGGAATGGATTGGTCTGAACTACCATCTAGGTTTGGACGGTCTTTCTCTGCCGCTGGTGTTTTTAAATGCCTTACTAACTGCGATCGCGATTTACAGCAGCGATGTGCCCAAATCCTCGAAAGAAAGCATTCCCACAATCGAAACCGATAATGGTTCTGGTAACAGTTCCAGCACAGTTGCCGAATCGACGGTCAATCGTCCGCGTTTCTACTACACCCTGATTTTGCTCCTCATGGGGGGCGTCATGGGGGCGTTTTTGGCGCAAGATTTGTTGCTGTTTTTCCTGTTCTACGAACTGGAACTGATTCCCCTGTATTTCCTAATTGCCATCTGGGGAGGCAACCGCCGCGGTTATGCTGCCATGAAGTTTCTGATTTACACGGCGGTTTCCGGTATTGTCATTTTGGCTGCCTTCCTGGGGTCGGTTTGGCTGACCCACCGAACCAGTTTTGACTATGCCCTGTTGCGCGAGCAAATGACGGCTCTCGATGCCGACGGTTCGCTGTTGGTACCATTGGGTGCCCAGGTGGCTTTGCTATTGGGGATTTTGGTTGGCTTTGGCATCAAAATTCCGATCGTGCCGTTCCACACTTGGCTGCCGGATGCCCACGTGGAGGCTTCTACGCCGATTTCCGTGTTGCTGGCTGGGGTGTTGTTGAAACTGGGAACCTACGGTTTGTTGCGTTTCGGTGTGGGGTTGTTCCCGGCAGCTTGGGATTTTCTGGCACCGGCTTTGGCAACTTGGGCGGCGGTCAGTGTCTTGTACGGCGCTTTGACTGCTATTTCCCAAGCGGATATGAAGAAAATGGTGGCTTTTTCTTCCATTGCCCATATGGGATATGTGTTGCTGGCAGCAGCGGCGGCTACCCCTTTAAGTTTGGTGGCGGCTGTGGCGCAAATGGTCAGCCACGGTTTGATTTCGGCGCTACTGTTTCTACTGGTGGGTGTGGTTGGCAAGAAAACCGGTACGCGGGATATCAATGTGCTGCGGGGGTTGCTAAATCCGGAACGTGGTTTGCCGGTGGTGGGAACTCTGACAATTCTGGCGGTGATGGCCAGTGCTGGCATTCCGGGTTTGGTTGGCTTTATTGCTGAGTTTTTGGTTTTCCGCAGCAGCTTTTTGGCGTTTCCGGGGCAAACCCTCCTATGTATGGTGGGGACTGGTTTGACGGCGGTTTACTTCCTGTTGATGGTCAATCGGGTGTTTTTCGGTCGCTTGTCTGTGGAACAGATGCCCCAGGTGAAATGGCGCGATCGCGCGCCGGCTGTGGTGCTAACTTTATTTATCTTTCTGTTAGGATTGCAGCCGAATTTTATGGTGCGTTGGAGCGTCACCCAAGCGACGGATTTGGTGCCCCAGCAATCGGTGGTTCGAGAAACGGAAACAGCGGTCAATTTTCTCTCTTTCTCGGTGGGAACATTGAATTCGGCACAATAA
- a CDS encoding histidinol-phosphate transaminase — MFSFLRSDLADLVSYTPQPEDFLGKQNTKQEQIDRLDTNENPYDLPQDLKAKLAQTYQDIIAVNRYPDGSHGKLKQAIAEYTNESAGVRHFHPANISVGNGSDELIRSLLIATCIGNNGSILVANPTFSMYEILAKTLGISVKTVERNPSTFEIDLDAASKMVADADPPVKVVFVVHPNSPTANKLTEREIAWLQELPERVLVVIDEAYFEFCQHTLAPEITRHPNWVVLRTFSKAFRLAGHRVGYAISHPMLTATLEKIRLPYNLPSFSQAAARAVLSHREELLQVVSEIQKQRQKLIAAFQKLPGVQVWPSNANFIYLRFQGNAAANERKMQEIADGMKARGTLIRHTGGGLRITVGSEEENKHTVQRFQEILKS; from the coding sequence ATGTTTTCATTTCTACGTTCCGATTTAGCCGATTTGGTTTCTTATACTCCCCAACCAGAAGATTTTTTGGGGAAACAAAATACCAAACAAGAACAAATTGACCGTCTCGATACCAACGAAAATCCCTACGACTTACCTCAAGATTTAAAAGCCAAGCTGGCGCAAACTTATCAAGACATTATTGCGGTTAATCGCTACCCCGATGGCAGCCACGGTAAGCTCAAACAAGCGATCGCAGAATATACCAACGAATCGGCAGGGGTTCGCCACTTTCACCCAGCCAATATTTCCGTCGGCAATGGTTCCGACGAACTGATTCGTTCTTTACTCATTGCCACCTGCATCGGCAACAACGGTTCCATCCTGGTAGCCAACCCCACCTTTTCCATGTACGAAATTTTGGCGAAAACCCTCGGCATTTCCGTCAAAACCGTCGAACGCAACCCCAGCACTTTTGAAATCGATCTGGATGCAGCTTCTAAGATGGTTGCTGACGCCGATCCACCAGTCAAAGTGGTTTTTGTGGTCCATCCCAACTCCCCCACCGCCAACAAACTCACCGAACGAGAGATTGCTTGGTTGCAAGAGCTTCCCGAACGGGTTTTGGTGGTTATTGACGAAGCTTACTTTGAATTTTGCCAGCATACCCTAGCACCAGAAATTACACGCCATCCCAATTGGGTGGTTTTGCGTACGTTTTCCAAAGCCTTTCGCTTGGCAGGACATCGGGTAGGATACGCCATTTCTCATCCCATGCTAACGGCAACTTTGGAAAAAATTCGCCTACCTTACAACCTACCTAGTTTTTCCCAAGCAGCTGCCAGAGCCGTTTTAAGTCACCGCGAGGAACTATTGCAGGTGGTTTCCGAAATTCAAAAGCAACGCCAAAAGTTAATCGCCGCTTTCCAAAAACTCCCCGGCGTACAAGTTTGGCCGAGCAATGCCAACTTTATTTATCTGCGTTTTCAAGGGAATGCCGCCGCCAACGAACGCAAGATGCAAGAAATTGCCGACGGCATGAAAGCTAGAGGAACACTTATTCGCCACACCGGCGGCGGCTTGCGGATTACGGTTGGCAGCGAAGAAGAAAACAAACATACCGTACAGCGGTTTCAAGAAATCCTGAAATCTTAG
- a CDS encoding ChaN family lipoprotein, producing the protein MSHRNWQTSGTVCLFSVVLLVAMAGELSDSVGMASRETTAIEQVSSLPQPEKSTFSPRQREILQELAKADVVYLGEIHTKAADHQAQLAIVQALQQRNRKVAIAMEMFQLPYQDVLDQYIRGEIDEDQLLEKTEYQQRWGYDWDDYAPILRYARKHQLPAIALNVPTETIRRVATGGWSGLTSEDQRWLPPRSEIHTDHPQYRQRLREIFDGIHAEYNSSGNFEFFYLAQLLWDETMAANIAKYATQHPEYQVVVLAGSGHIANRYGIPNRVARRMQNPDFTHKSVLLSPPPRDTDASNANSDIADYIWQPTSPPNSRKQS; encoded by the coding sequence ATGAGCCATCGAAATTGGCAGACCTCGGGAACAGTTTGTTTGTTTTCCGTGGTGTTGTTGGTAGCCATGGCTGGCGAACTATCAGATTCGGTGGGGATGGCTAGCCGGGAAACCACCGCCATCGAACAAGTGTCTTCCCTTCCCCAGCCGGAAAAATCTACATTCTCGCCGCGGCAACGGGAAATTTTGCAAGAACTCGCCAAAGCCGATGTGGTTTATCTGGGAGAAATTCATACCAAAGCTGCCGACCACCAAGCACAGTTGGCGATTGTACAAGCATTGCAGCAACGCAACCGGAAAGTAGCGATCGCGATGGAAATGTTTCAGCTTCCCTACCAAGATGTCTTAGACCAGTACATTCGTGGGGAAATCGACGAAGACCAACTCTTAGAAAAAACGGAATATCAACAACGTTGGGGATACGACTGGGACGACTACGCACCCATTCTGCGCTATGCTAGAAAGCATCAATTACCCGCGATCGCGCTGAACGTTCCCACAGAAACCATCCGCCGGGTAGCCACTGGTGGCTGGTCGGGGTTGACTTCCGAAGACCAACGATGGCTGCCTCCCCGTTCCGAAATTCATACGGATCATCCCCAATACCGGCAACGGCTGCGCGAAATTTTTGACGGCATCCACGCCGAATACAACTCCAGCGGTAATTTTGAGTTCTTCTACTTGGCCCAACTCCTGTGGGATGAGACCATGGCAGCCAATATTGCCAAATACGCTACCCAACATCCAGAATATCAAGTGGTGGTGTTGGCAGGTTCGGGACACATCGCCAATCGCTACGGCATCCCCAATCGCGTAGCCAGACGCATGCAGAACCCAGATTTTACCCACAAATCGGTTTTGCTTTCCCCACCGCCAAGGGATACCGACGCATCGAACGCCAATAGCGACATTGCCGATTATATCTGGCAACCGACATCGCCGCCTAATTCCAGAAAGCAATCTTAG
- a CDS encoding CO2 hydration protein: protein MLSNKLEPSRHPLAEYVHRLEAGEPLLKDSPRNLIEVVGVLKSYGVVLDAYSRNLNYIAEHQFLVFFPFFKYFNGEITLGKLLRYLWHDRINYEYAEYCMKGMFWHGGAGLDAYIDSPAYRETTERLIQAKFRRNPLVLAFHSLFPEFLPEHMRQMAYYTALGQFWRVMSDIFLSLSDRYDRGEIQSIPDVVSHILAGLVQDANRPITYKVSLRGETYELIPESANLTFLNDTAVPYVESIFFRGAPFPGTVSYNAQAYQVPAAQEDFAYGALYADPIPVGGAGIPPTLLAQDLRHFIPDYLHNIYRQENRQETDLRVKIAESFQKSMYCVTTAAIQGLAPHPLNTEDMHQAKENRRYLEQWMDRFVHSRIHDVNR from the coding sequence ATGCTATCCAACAAACTAGAACCTTCCCGACATCCCCTCGCTGAGTACGTCCACCGTTTGGAGGCGGGAGAGCCTTTGTTAAAGGATTCTCCCAGAAATTTGATTGAGGTGGTGGGCGTTCTCAAAAGTTACGGTGTGGTCTTGGATGCCTACTCCCGCAATTTAAATTACATTGCCGAACATCAGTTTTTGGTATTTTTCCCTTTTTTTAAATATTTCAATGGGGAAATTACCTTGGGTAAGTTATTGCGGTATCTGTGGCACGATCGCATTAACTACGAATATGCGGAATATTGCATGAAAGGCATGTTCTGGCATGGCGGTGCGGGATTGGATGCGTATATTGATTCCCCGGCGTATCGAGAAACCACGGAACGCTTGATTCAAGCGAAGTTTCGCCGCAATCCTTTGGTGTTGGCGTTTCACAGCTTGTTTCCTGAGTTTCTGCCGGAGCACATGCGCCAAATGGCTTACTACACGGCGTTGGGACAGTTTTGGCGGGTGATGAGCGATATTTTCTTGTCTTTAAGCGATCGCTACGACCGCGGTGAAATTCAGTCCATCCCCGATGTGGTGAGCCATATTCTGGCTGGTTTGGTTCAAGATGCCAACCGACCAATTACGTACAAAGTTTCCCTTCGCGGCGAAACTTACGAACTCATTCCCGAATCTGCTAACCTCACTTTCTTGAACGATACGGCGGTTCCTTACGTGGAGTCGATCTTTTTCCGCGGTGCGCCGTTCCCCGGTACGGTTTCTTACAATGCCCAAGCCTATCAAGTTCCTGCTGCACAGGAGGATTTTGCGTACGGAGCTTTGTATGCCGATCCGATTCCGGTTGGAGGGGCTGGTATTCCACCCACGCTACTGGCACAAGATTTGCGGCATTTTATCCCCGATTATTTGCATAATATATACCGCCAGGAAAACCGTCAGGAAACTGACTTGCGGGTCAAAATTGCGGAAAGTTTCCAAAAATCGATGTATTGCGTGACGACGGCTGCCATTCAAGGGTTAGCCCCCCATCCTTTGAATACAGAAGATATGCATCAAGCGAAGGAAAACCGCCGGTATCTGGAACAGTGGATGGATCGGTTTGTCCATTCTCGGATTCACGATGTCAATCGTTAG